A section of the Triticum dicoccoides isolate Atlit2015 ecotype Zavitan chromosome 7A, WEW_v2.0, whole genome shotgun sequence genome encodes:
- the LOC119328395 gene encoding ctenidin-1-like produces MAIKSLVLLGVVLASLLLLSEDVAGARELTDAKESKEKNVKPAGGSGLPKEEKWGGGNKHDGGYRDGEGYGNGGGYGAGGYGNGGGYGNGGGGYGYGGYGNNGGGYGGGYGNSGHGGGYGRGYGSGGYGPGYGGGYGNGDGNGGFGSGFGGGYGGGGGYGGGGGYGGGGGYGGGYNGGSGGGGYP; encoded by the exons ATGGCGATCAAGTCTCTAGTTCTTCTTGGTGTCGTACTAGCCTCGCTCCTGCTTCTCTCCGAGGATGTAGCGGGTGCTAGAGAGCTTACAGATGCTAAAG AATCCAAGGAGAAGAATGTGAAACCTGCAGGAGGGTCGGGCCTGCCTAAGGAAGAGAAGTGGGGAGGTGGAAACAAGCATGATGGAGGATACAGAGACGGTGAAGGGTATGGAAACGGTGGAGGGTATGGCGCTGGTGGATACGGTAATGGTGGGGGATATGGAAACGGTGGCGGAGGTTATGGCTATGGAGGTTATGGAAACAATGGTGGTGGGTATGGTGGAGGATACGGCAATTCTGGGCACGGTGGCGGTTATGGGCGTGGTTACGGCAGTGGAGGCTATGGACCCGGATATGGTGGCGGGTATGGCAATGGCGATGGAAATGGTGGATTTGGCAGCGGCTTTGGTGGGGGATATGGTGGTGGCGGCGGATATGGTGGAGGTGGAGGatatggtggtggtggcggatatgGTGGAGGTTACAACGGAGGATCTGGTGGCGGTGGCTATCCCTGA